The following are encoded together in the Xanthobacter autotrophicus Py2 genome:
- a CDS encoding beta-lactamase domain protein (PFAM: beta-lactamase domain protein~KEGG: bja:bll1142 hypothetical protein): MKLKVVGCGDAFGSGGRGNSCFLVASQAVKATLDFGASALVNFNRFNMGSADIDTVFISHLHGDHFGGIPFLLLDGQFVHLRERPLSIVGPPGTRARLTAAMEVLFPGMGEIDWRFAWSVTEVEPGSTTRHGPLTLTTAEVVHPSGAPSTALRLEDGTHTLAFSGDTQWTDALLPIARGADLFICESFAFEGEPYGHLAYRTIAHRRADLGARRILLTHMSDAMWARRGEVDPTHFIVAEDGLELDI; this comes from the coding sequence ATGAAGCTGAAGGTGGTCGGCTGCGGCGACGCGTTCGGCTCCGGCGGGCGCGGCAACAGCTGCTTCCTGGTGGCCTCACAGGCGGTCAAGGCCACCCTCGACTTCGGTGCCAGCGCCCTCGTGAACTTCAACAGGTTCAACATGGGTTCGGCGGACATCGACACGGTGTTCATCAGCCACCTTCATGGAGATCACTTCGGTGGTATCCCATTCCTCCTGCTGGATGGCCAGTTCGTCCATCTGCGGGAACGGCCGCTGTCCATCGTCGGCCCGCCCGGAACCCGGGCGCGGCTGACGGCGGCCATGGAGGTGCTGTTCCCCGGCATGGGGGAGATCGACTGGCGATTCGCCTGGAGCGTGACCGAGGTCGAGCCCGGCTCCACTACCCGTCATGGCCCCCTGACCCTGACCACAGCGGAGGTGGTCCATCCCTCTGGAGCGCCCTCCACCGCCCTGCGGCTGGAGGACGGCACCCACACCCTCGCCTTCTCCGGCGATACCCAGTGGACCGACGCGCTGCTGCCCATTGCCCGGGGGGCGGACCTCTTCATCTGCGAGAGCTTCGCCTTCGAGGGCGAGCCCTACGGCCATCTCGCCTACCGCACCATTGCCCACCGGCGCGCGGACCTCGGCGCCCGGCGCATCCTGCTCACCCACATGAGCGACGCCATGTGGGCGCGCCGGGGGGAGGTGGACCCCACCCATTTCATCGTGGCCGAGGATGGGCTCGAACTCGACATCTGA
- a CDS encoding MRP-like protein (ATP/GTP-binding protein) (KEGG: rpb:RPB_3393 MRP-like protein (ATP/GTP-binding protein)): protein MRLNWRLPFFTHRARAPAPGTSTARETGNRVETMSNTAELSEDLVRSTLASVRTPEGVALSVSPALSGVVVTSGKVYLSINVDPAQARAWEGVRAAAEDAVKAVPGVVSALVTLTAERKMAPPAPAPQAAHGHGHGHSHGAPAPRGISVPGVASIIAVASGKGGVGKSTTSINLALALRDLGLKVGLLDADIYGPSVPRLSGVAQKPETTADGKTMIPLENFGLQLMSIGFLVEEDTPMIWRGPMVMSAISQMLKEVKWGPLDVLVVDMPPGTGDAQLTMAQQVNLAGAVIVSTPQDLALIDARRGVAMFEKVNIPILGVVENMSHFICPHCGGRSDIFGHGGAHAEADKMGVPFLGEIPLHMRIREMSDAGLPIVISDPESPQTAAYRHVAQGVKAALDRVTSSSKQAPRIVIE from the coding sequence ATGCGACTCAATTGGCGACTTCCCTTTTTCACACACCGGGCCCGCGCGCCTGCCCCCGGAACGTCGACGGCGCGGGAGACCGGCAACAGAGTTGAGACCATGAGCAATACAGCCGAACTCAGCGAAGACCTGGTCCGCTCCACCCTCGCCTCGGTGCGCACCCCGGAGGGCGTCGCCCTCTCGGTGTCGCCCGCCCTCTCCGGCGTGGTGGTCACCTCCGGCAAGGTCTATCTGTCCATCAATGTGGACCCGGCCCAGGCCCGCGCCTGGGAAGGCGTGCGCGCCGCCGCCGAGGATGCGGTGAAGGCCGTTCCCGGCGTCGTCTCGGCGCTGGTGACCCTCACCGCCGAGCGCAAGATGGCCCCGCCGGCCCCCGCGCCCCAGGCGGCGCACGGGCACGGCCACGGCCACTCCCATGGCGCGCCGGCCCCGCGCGGCATCTCGGTGCCGGGCGTTGCCTCCATCATCGCGGTGGCCTCGGGCAAGGGCGGCGTGGGCAAGTCTACCACCTCCATCAACCTCGCCCTCGCCCTGCGCGACCTTGGCCTGAAGGTGGGCCTGCTCGACGCCGACATCTACGGCCCCTCGGTGCCGCGCCTGTCCGGCGTGGCCCAGAAGCCGGAGACCACGGCGGACGGAAAAACCATGATCCCGCTGGAGAATTTCGGCCTCCAGCTGATGTCCATCGGCTTCCTGGTGGAGGAAGACACGCCGATGATCTGGCGCGGGCCCATGGTCATGTCCGCCATCTCGCAGATGCTGAAGGAAGTGAAGTGGGGCCCGCTCGACGTGCTGGTGGTGGACATGCCCCCCGGCACCGGCGATGCCCAGCTCACCATGGCCCAGCAGGTGAATCTCGCCGGCGCGGTCATCGTCTCCACCCCGCAGGACCTCGCCCTCATCGATGCGCGGCGCGGCGTCGCCATGTTCGAGAAGGTGAACATTCCCATCCTCGGCGTGGTGGAGAACATGTCCCACTTCATCTGCCCCCATTGCGGCGGCCGGTCCGACATCTTCGGCCATGGCGGCGCCCATGCCGAGGCGGACAAGATGGGCGTGCCCTTCCTGGGCGAGATCCCGCTGCACATGCGCATCCGCGAAATGTCCGACGCCGGCCTGCCCATCGTGATCTCGGATCCGGAGAGCCCGCAGACCGCCGCCTATCGCCACGTGGCGCAGGGGGTGAAGGCGGCGCTGGATCGCGTCACCTCGTCCAGCAAGCAGGCCCCGCGCATCGTCATCGAGTGA
- a CDS encoding glycyl-tRNA synthetase, beta subunit (TIGRFAM: glycyl-tRNA synthetase, beta subunit~KEGG: rpc:RPC_4348 glycine--tRNA ligase), whose product MPDLLIELFSEEIPARMQAQAADGLKKLVTDALVERGLLYEGAKAFVTPRRLALAVHGLPGRQADQREEKKGPRVGAPDGAIAGFLKSAGLSSLDQATVQSDPKKGDFYVAVVEKPGRPTPEVIAEIIPAIIRSFPWPKSMRWGSGSLRWVRPLHSIVATFGAEGDEPEVVRFEVDGIVSSNITYGHRFLAPAPITVKRLDDWMAKLEAAKVVVDRDRRKDIILADAKNEAFANRLELVEDEGLLDEVAGLVEWPVVLMGAFEERFLDIPDEVIRATIRANQKCFVLKDPATGRLANRFLLISNLVASDGGAAIVAGNERVIRARLSDAKFFWDTDRVNGLESRMPRFQSITFHEKLGSQAERIERIRRLAVEIAPKVGAPAALAEDAALFCKADLLTEVVGEFPELQGLMGHYYAQGEGLAPEVAAACEEHYKPQGPGDRVPTAPVSVAVALADKIDTLVGFWAIDEKPTGSKDPYALRRAALGVIRIVLENGLRLRLADVFTGHFKLADQDIIRTANEARIKRVEDALGDQGGAVVGNDVAMWVSRKFGDRTADSRSIDLLSFFADRLKVHLREHGARHDLVDAVFALEGQDDLFLLVERMTALARFLDTEDGRTLLAGYRRAVNILRIEEKKDGRAFAGPTDATLLKEPAEERLADAIEQVKGRVAAAVAAEDFETAMTALADLRGPVDAFFDAVTVNDQDPALRENRLKLLDEIRAATRGIADFDRIGG is encoded by the coding sequence ATGCCCGACCTTCTCATTGAACTCTTCTCCGAGGAAATCCCCGCCCGCATGCAGGCCCAGGCGGCCGACGGGCTGAAGAAGCTCGTCACCGACGCGCTGGTGGAGCGGGGCCTGCTCTATGAGGGCGCGAAGGCCTTCGTGACCCCGCGCCGGCTGGCGCTGGCGGTGCACGGCCTGCCCGGCCGGCAGGCGGACCAGCGCGAGGAGAAGAAGGGTCCGCGCGTGGGCGCGCCGGACGGCGCCATCGCCGGCTTCCTGAAATCGGCGGGGCTTTCGTCCCTCGATCAGGCCACCGTGCAGAGCGACCCCAAGAAGGGCGACTTCTATGTCGCCGTGGTGGAAAAGCCCGGCCGCCCCACCCCCGAGGTGATCGCCGAGATCATCCCCGCCATCATCCGCAGCTTCCCCTGGCCGAAATCCATGCGCTGGGGCTCGGGAAGCCTGCGCTGGGTGCGGCCGCTGCATTCCATCGTCGCCACCTTCGGGGCGGAAGGGGACGAGCCGGAAGTGGTGCGCTTCGAGGTGGACGGCATCGTCTCCTCCAACATCACCTACGGCCACCGCTTCCTTGCGCCCGCACCCATCACGGTGAAGCGGCTGGACGACTGGATGGCCAAGCTCGAGGCCGCCAAAGTGGTGGTCGACCGCGACCGCCGCAAGGACATCATCCTTGCCGATGCCAAGAACGAGGCGTTCGCCAACAGGCTTGAGCTGGTGGAGGACGAGGGTCTGCTGGACGAGGTGGCGGGGCTGGTGGAATGGCCCGTGGTGCTCATGGGCGCGTTCGAGGAGCGTTTCCTCGATATCCCGGATGAAGTCATCCGCGCCACCATCCGCGCCAACCAGAAGTGCTTCGTGCTGAAGGACCCGGCCACCGGGCGCCTCGCCAACCGCTTCCTGCTGATCTCCAATCTGGTGGCGAGCGACGGCGGCGCGGCCATCGTCGCCGGCAACGAGCGCGTCATCCGCGCCCGCCTGTCGGACGCGAAATTCTTCTGGGATACGGACCGGGTGAACGGGCTGGAAAGCCGGATGCCCCGGTTCCAGTCCATCACCTTCCACGAGAAGCTGGGCTCGCAGGCCGAGCGCATCGAGCGCATCCGCCGCCTCGCGGTGGAGATCGCGCCGAAGGTGGGCGCGCCCGCCGCGCTGGCCGAGGACGCGGCGCTGTTCTGCAAGGCGGACCTGCTCACCGAGGTGGTGGGCGAGTTCCCCGAGCTTCAGGGCCTCATGGGCCACTATTATGCGCAGGGCGAGGGGCTGGCTCCGGAAGTCGCCGCCGCCTGCGAGGAGCATTACAAGCCGCAAGGCCCCGGCGACCGTGTGCCCACCGCGCCGGTCTCCGTCGCCGTGGCGCTGGCAGACAAGATCGACACTTTGGTCGGCTTCTGGGCGATTGATGAGAAGCCCACCGGGAGCAAGGACCCCTACGCGCTGCGCCGGGCAGCGCTTGGGGTGATCCGGATCGTGCTGGAGAATGGGCTGCGGTTGCGGTTGGCGGATGTGTTCACAGGGCACTTCAAGCTAGCGGACCAAGACATCATCCGCACCGCCAACGAGGCTCGCATCAAGCGCGTAGAGGACGCGCTCGGAGATCAGGGCGGCGCGGTCGTGGGCAATGATGTCGCGATGTGGGTCAGCAGAAAGTTTGGCGACAGGACTGCCGACTCCCGCAGCATCGACCTCCTCTCCTTCTTTGCCGATCGCCTGAAAGTCCATCTGCGCGAGCATGGCGCGCGCCATGACCTCGTGGATGCGGTCTTTGCACTGGAGGGGCAGGACGACCTGTTCCTGCTGGTGGAGCGCATGACGGCGCTGGCCCGCTTCCTCGACACCGAGGACGGCAGGACACTGCTCGCCGGCTATCGCCGCGCGGTGAACATCCTGCGCATCGAGGAGAAGAAGGACGGCCGCGCCTTCGCCGGCCCCACCGATGCCACCCTGCTGAAGGAGCCGGCCGAAGAGCGCCTCGCCGATGCCATCGAGCAGGTGAAGGGCCGCGTCGCCGCCGCCGTGGCGGCGGAGGACTTCGAGACCGCCATGACCGCGCTGGCGGACCTGCGCGGTCCCGTGGATGCCTTCTTCGACGCGGTCACGGTGAATGATCAAGACCCCGCCCTGCGCGAGAACCGCCTGAAGCTGCTGGATGAAATCCGCGCCGCCACCCGCGGCATCGCCGATTTCGACCGCATCGGCGGCTGA
- a CDS encoding glycyl-tRNA synthetase, alpha subunit (TIGRFAM: glycyl-tRNA synthetase, alpha subunit~PFAM: glycyl-tRNA synthetase alpha subunit~KEGG: rpb:RPB_1093 glycyl-tRNA synthetase, alpha subunit), whose amino-acid sequence MMIDPALPAHMRPDRSFQALLLTLQRFWADQGCVVLQPYDMEVGAGTFHPATTLRALGPKPWKAAYVQPSRRPKDGRYGENPNRLQHYYQFQVILKPSPDNLQELYLKSLQAIGVDLGLHDVRFVEDDWESPTLGAWGLGWECWCDGMEVSQFTYFQQVAGIECAPVSGELTYGLERLAMYVQGVENVYDLNFNGRDGAEKISYGDVFHQAEQEYSRHNFEAADTEMLLEQFRMAEKACHKYLAFGDKGERHEMALPAYDQCIKASHVFNLLDARGVISVTERQSYILRVRELAKACGAAWLKTAAGGAA is encoded by the coding sequence ATGATGATTGATCCCGCCCTTCCCGCCCACATGCGGCCCGACCGTTCCTTCCAGGCCCTGCTGCTGACCCTTCAGCGCTTCTGGGCGGACCAGGGCTGCGTGGTCCTCCAGCCCTACGACATGGAAGTGGGCGCCGGCACCTTCCATCCCGCCACCACCTTGCGCGCGCTGGGGCCGAAGCCCTGGAAGGCGGCCTATGTGCAGCCCTCCCGCCGCCCCAAGGATGGCCGCTATGGCGAGAACCCCAACCGCCTCCAGCATTATTACCAGTTCCAGGTGATCCTGAAGCCGTCGCCGGACAACCTCCAGGAGCTGTACCTCAAGTCACTCCAGGCCATCGGCGTGGACCTCGGCCTGCACGACGTGCGCTTCGTGGAGGACGACTGGGAGAGTCCGACGCTGGGCGCCTGGGGCCTCGGCTGGGAATGCTGGTGCGACGGCATGGAGGTGTCGCAGTTCACCTACTTCCAGCAGGTGGCCGGCATCGAGTGCGCCCCCGTCTCCGGCGAGCTGACCTACGGGCTGGAGCGCCTCGCCATGTATGTGCAGGGGGTGGAGAACGTCTACGACCTCAATTTCAACGGCCGCGACGGGGCTGAGAAGATCAGCTACGGCGACGTATTCCACCAGGCCGAACAGGAATATTCCCGGCACAATTTCGAGGCCGCGGACACCGAGATGCTGCTGGAGCAGTTCCGCATGGCCGAGAAGGCCTGCCACAAGTACCTCGCCTTCGGCGACAAGGGCGAACGCCACGAAATGGCGCTGCCGGCCTACGACCAGTGCATCAAGGCCTCCCACGTCTTCAACCTGCTCGACGCGCGCGGCGTGATCTCGGTGACCGAGCGGCAGAGCTACATCCTGCGGGTGCGCGAGCTGGCGAAGGCCTGCGGCGCCGCCTGGCTCAAGACGGCGGCCGGCGGGGCGGCCTGA
- a CDS encoding nuclease (SNase domain protein) (PFAM: nuclease (SNase domain protein)~KEGG: ret:RHE_CH02440 putative succinoglycan biosynthesis protein), whose translation MRIKDLVMAALILGALWLLADLLSREEILEGHAFAVDGDTLDLAGTRVRLTGIDAPELRQECMRAGRPWACGEAARRVLQEALRAGPVTCAASRRDKYGRPLAVCRAGGVDLSEHMVQQGLAVAYLGRAYAGAEAEARAAGRGIWGASFQPPVDWRAAHPRGS comes from the coding sequence ATGCGCATCAAGGACCTTGTGATGGCGGCGCTGATCCTCGGCGCGCTGTGGCTTCTGGCGGACCTGCTCAGCCGGGAGGAAATACTGGAAGGGCATGCATTTGCTGTGGATGGCGACACGCTGGACCTCGCCGGCACCCGTGTGCGGCTGACCGGCATCGATGCGCCGGAGCTGAGGCAGGAGTGCATGCGGGCGGGGCGGCCCTGGGCCTGCGGCGAGGCGGCCCGGCGGGTGCTCCAGGAGGCGCTGCGGGCCGGGCCGGTGACCTGTGCTGCATCCCGGCGCGACAAGTATGGCCGGCCTTTGGCCGTGTGCCGGGCCGGCGGTGTGGATCTGTCGGAACACATGGTGCAGCAAGGCCTTGCGGTGGCCTATCTCGGCCGCGCCTATGCCGGGGCGGAGGCTGAGGCGCGGGCGGCGGGGCGGGGCATCTGGGGCGCCAGCTTCCAGCCGCCGGTGGATTGGCGCGCCGCCCATCCGCGCGGGTCCTGA
- a CDS encoding conserved hypothetical protein (KEGG: mlo:mll0558 hypothetical protein) has protein sequence MGSNSTSDPALDALVARIRACRVCVEAPRGAPLPHEPRPVLWVSDTAAILVASQAPGTKVHASGRPFTDASGDRLRQWMGVSDDEFYDASRIAIAPMGFCFPGQDAAGGDLPPRRECAATWHDTLFATLPAFRLILAVGRPAQAYHLARLGLRAHLKASLTQTVHHWREVRAAGMALAHPVAVYTLPHPSWRNTGWLKRNPFFEADLLPQLQADIARALGRGGGG, from the coding sequence ATGGGCTCGAACTCGACATCTGATCCCGCCCTCGACGCTTTGGTGGCGCGCATCCGCGCCTGCCGGGTGTGCGTGGAGGCGCCGCGCGGCGCCCCGCTGCCTCACGAACCCCGCCCGGTGCTGTGGGTGTCGGACACGGCGGCTATCCTGGTGGCGAGCCAGGCGCCGGGCACCAAGGTGCATGCCAGCGGCCGGCCCTTCACCGACGCCTCGGGCGACCGGCTTCGGCAATGGATGGGGGTGAGCGACGACGAGTTTTACGACGCGTCCCGCATCGCCATCGCCCCCATGGGCTTCTGCTTTCCGGGGCAGGATGCGGCCGGCGGCGACCTGCCGCCCCGGCGCGAATGCGCGGCCACCTGGCACGACACCCTGTTCGCCACGCTGCCGGCGTTCCGGCTGATCCTGGCGGTGGGCCGCCCGGCGCAGGCCTATCATCTGGCGCGGCTCGGCCTTCGCGCCCACCTGAAGGCGAGCCTGACCCAGACCGTGCACCACTGGCGGGAGGTGCGCGCGGCCGGCATGGCGCTGGCGCATCCGGTGGCGGTCTATACCCTGCCGCATCCCTCCTGGCGCAACACCGGCTGGCTCAAGCGCAACCCCTTCTTTGAAGCCGACCTGCTGCCGCAGCTTCAGGCCGACATCGCCCGCGCGCTGGGGCGGGGTGGGGGTGGCTGA
- a CDS encoding maleylacetoacetate isomerase (TIGRFAM: maleylacetoacetate isomerase~PFAM: Glutathione S-transferase domain~KEGG: ppu:PP_4619 maleylacetoacetate isomerase, putative), whose protein sequence is MRLYTYWRSTSAYRVRIALALKGIAVEQVPVHLVRNGGEQHAPAYAALNPQQRLPTLVLDDGTVLTQSPAILEYLEEAYPAPPLLPASAVARAKVRAVAALIGCDIHPLNNVSPLTMLRRELKQDEAAVSAWIARWITEGFAAVEQMIGEEGYCFGHAPGLADLYLIPQLYSARRFNVPLEAYPRILRVEALAATHPAFMAAHPARQADAEG, encoded by the coding sequence GTGCGGCTCTATACCTATTGGCGCTCCACCTCGGCCTACCGGGTGCGCATCGCGCTCGCCCTGAAGGGCATCGCGGTGGAACAGGTGCCGGTGCATCTGGTGCGCAATGGTGGGGAGCAGCATGCCCCGGCCTATGCCGCCCTCAACCCGCAGCAGCGCCTGCCGACCCTGGTGCTGGACGACGGCACCGTGCTCACCCAATCCCCGGCCATCCTCGAATATCTGGAGGAGGCCTATCCGGCCCCGCCCCTGCTGCCGGCCTCGGCAGTGGCGCGGGCGAAGGTGCGCGCGGTGGCGGCGCTCATCGGTTGCGACATCCACCCCCTCAACAATGTGTCGCCCCTCACCATGCTGCGCCGCGAGCTGAAGCAGGACGAGGCCGCCGTCTCCGCCTGGATCGCCCGCTGGATCACGGAGGGCTTTGCCGCCGTGGAACAGATGATCGGCGAGGAGGGCTATTGCTTCGGCCACGCGCCCGGCCTTGCCGACCTCTACCTGATCCCTCAGCTCTATTCCGCCCGCCGCTTCAACGTCCCGCTGGAGGCTTACCCCCGCATCTTGCGGGTGGAGGCGCTGGCGGCGACCCATCCTGCCTTCATGGCCGCCCATCCCGCCCGGCAGGCGGATGCGGAAGGGTAG
- a CDS encoding histidine kinase (PFAM: ATP-binding region ATPase domain protein; histidine kinase A domain protein~KEGG: mlo:mlr0562 histidine kinase sensor protein), which translates to MAGGAAALIAASLLVLRSQRLEAALRAAEARADAAEAAARQATEENLAKSRFLAEMSHELRTPLNTVMGFSEMMADEVLGPHRVPAYGTYARDIHASGQHLLALADDLLDLARIESGHRTLMETPVRLDALAEDCVAMMRPLASGARVTLTAEVAGTPRLWGDERALRQIALNLLANAVKFTPHHGSVHLLAGIGADGVPFLAVEDTGPGIAERELPLGAAHPRESRVDLATGRGAGLGLAIVRGLAGLHGGALALERRPGGGTRAEVTFPPARALHS; encoded by the coding sequence GTGGCCGGCGGCGCGGCGGCACTGATCGCCGCGAGCCTCCTCGTCCTGCGGTCCCAGCGGCTGGAAGCGGCCCTGCGCGCGGCCGAGGCGAGGGCCGATGCGGCCGAGGCGGCAGCGCGTCAGGCAACGGAGGAAAACCTCGCCAAATCGAGGTTCCTCGCCGAAATGAGTCATGAGCTGCGCACCCCGCTGAACACGGTGATGGGCTTTTCCGAGATGATGGCGGACGAGGTGCTGGGTCCCCATCGGGTGCCGGCCTATGGCACCTACGCGCGCGACATCCACGCCTCCGGCCAGCATCTTCTCGCGCTCGCCGACGACCTGCTCGACCTTGCCCGCATCGAGAGCGGCCACCGTACCCTCATGGAAACTCCGGTGCGGCTCGATGCCCTGGCGGAGGACTGCGTCGCCATGATGCGACCGCTGGCCTCCGGCGCCCGCGTGACCCTGACCGCCGAGGTGGCGGGCACGCCGCGCCTGTGGGGGGACGAGCGGGCGCTGCGCCAGATCGCCCTCAACCTCCTGGCCAATGCGGTGAAATTCACGCCGCACCACGGCTCGGTGCATCTGCTGGCCGGCATCGGTGCGGACGGCGTGCCGTTCCTCGCCGTGGAGGATACCGGGCCGGGCATCGCCGAGCGCGAGCTGCCGCTGGGGGCGGCCCATCCCCGGGAAAGCCGTGTCGACCTCGCCACCGGACGCGGCGCCGGGCTGGGACTTGCCATCGTGCGCGGCCTCGCCGGCCTGCACGGCGGCGCATTGGCGCTGGAGCGGCGGCCTGGCGGCGGCACGCGGGCCGAAGTGACGTTTCCTCCCGCGCGCGCCCTGCACTCCTGA
- a CDS encoding Glutathione S-transferase domain (PFAM: Glutathione S-transferase domain~KEGG: mlo:mll0559 glutathione S-transferase), whose protein sequence is MVFRLSKQGEAGGARDMKLYDTSRAPNPRRVRIFLAEKGISVPTVQVDLGKLEQKSDDFTRLNPRQRVPVLELDDGTVICETIAICRYFEALQPEPNLFGLTPTEQGLVEMWQRRVELDLLYPIMMVLRHLNPGMAAMEVPQVPEWGEANKPKVLAALDFFNDALAGRDYIAGDRFTVADITLLVAVDFMRVIRVALAPTHENLARWHAAVSARPSAKA, encoded by the coding sequence ATGGTCTTTCGCTTGTCAAAACAAGGCGAGGCTGGAGGCGCCAGGGACATGAAGCTTTACGATACAAGTCGCGCGCCGAATCCGCGCCGCGTCCGCATCTTCCTGGCGGAAAAGGGTATTTCCGTTCCCACAGTGCAGGTGGACCTCGGCAAGCTGGAGCAGAAGTCGGACGACTTCACCCGCCTCAATCCGCGCCAGCGCGTGCCTGTGCTGGAGCTGGATGACGGCACCGTCATCTGCGAAACCATTGCAATCTGTCGCTATTTCGAGGCGCTGCAGCCCGAGCCCAACCTGTTTGGCCTCACGCCGACGGAGCAGGGGCTGGTGGAAATGTGGCAGCGGCGGGTGGAGCTGGACCTGCTTTATCCCATCATGATGGTGCTCCGACACCTCAATCCCGGCATGGCCGCCATGGAGGTGCCGCAGGTGCCGGAATGGGGCGAGGCGAATAAGCCCAAGGTCTTGGCCGCACTCGACTTTTTCAACGATGCCCTGGCCGGTCGCGACTATATCGCGGGCGACCGTTTCACCGTGGCGGACATTACGTTGTTGGTGGCTGTGGATTTCATGCGGGTGATCCGCGTGGCACTCGCGCCCACCCATGAAAACCTTGCCCGCTGGCATGCGGCCGTCTCGGCCCGGCCGAGCGCAAAGGCTTGA
- a CDS encoding TRAP dicarboxylate transporter- DctP subunit (PFAM: TRAP dicarboxylate transporter- DctP subunit~KEGG: nha:Nham_1474 twin-arginine translocation pathway signal), with protein MKRRDFLTAAGAGVAASAAVAMPAIAQSAPEVKWRCASSFPKSLDTIYGAAELMAKQVAEITDGKFQIQVFAAGEIVPGLQALDATQNKTVEMSHSASYYYVGKDPTFGFGTAVPFGLNARQINAWFLFGNGLTLMNEFYKKYGVVMFPGGNTGGQMGGWFRKEIKTVADLQGLKMRIAGIGGQVLAKLGVVPQQLAGGDIYPALEKGTIDAAEWVGPYDDERLGLYKVAQYYYFPGWWEGSAALNFFVNQEKLAELPKNYRAALTTAMAQANESMLASYDAKNPIAVQSLVKAGTQLRRYPNDVMDAAYKASHQLYDEIAAKNEDFKKIYEDMKAFRNNAYLWWQIVEFTYDDFMVRARTRG; from the coding sequence ATGAAACGCCGTGATTTCCTGACCGCCGCCGGTGCGGGCGTTGCCGCGTCCGCCGCCGTCGCCATGCCGGCCATCGCCCAGTCGGCGCCGGAAGTGAAATGGCGCTGCGCCTCCTCCTTCCCCAAGTCGCTGGACACCATCTATGGCGCCGCCGAGCTGATGGCGAAGCAGGTGGCCGAGATCACCGACGGCAAGTTCCAGATCCAGGTGTTCGCGGCGGGCGAGATCGTCCCCGGCCTGCAGGCGCTGGACGCCACCCAGAACAAGACCGTCGAGATGAGCCACTCGGCGTCCTATTATTATGTGGGCAAGGACCCCACCTTCGGCTTCGGCACCGCCGTGCCGTTCGGCCTCAACGCCCGCCAGATCAACGCCTGGTTCCTGTTCGGGAACGGCCTGACCCTGATGAACGAGTTCTACAAGAAGTACGGCGTGGTGATGTTCCCGGGCGGCAACACCGGCGGCCAGATGGGCGGCTGGTTCCGCAAGGAAATCAAGACCGTGGCCGACCTGCAGGGCCTCAAGATGCGCATCGCCGGCATCGGCGGGCAGGTGCTGGCCAAGCTCGGCGTGGTGCCGCAGCAGCTCGCCGGCGGCGACATCTATCCGGCGCTGGAGAAGGGCACCATCGACGCCGCCGAATGGGTGGGCCCCTATGACGACGAGCGCCTCGGCCTCTACAAGGTGGCGCAGTATTATTATTTCCCCGGCTGGTGGGAGGGCTCGGCGGCGCTGAACTTCTTCGTCAACCAGGAGAAGCTGGCCGAGCTGCCGAAGAACTATCGCGCGGCGCTCACCACTGCCATGGCGCAGGCCAACGAGAGCATGCTGGCGAGCTACGACGCCAAGAACCCCATCGCGGTGCAGAGCCTGGTGAAGGCCGGCACCCAGCTGCGCCGCTACCCCAACGACGTGATGGACGCGGCCTACAAGGCCTCGCACCAGCTTTATGATGAGATCGCCGCCAAGAACGAAGACTTCAAGAAGATCTACGAAGACATGAAGGCGTTCCGCAACAACGCCTATCTGTGGTGGCAGATCGTCGAGTTCACCTATGACGACTTCATGGTGCGCGCCCGCACCCGCGGCTGA